The following nucleotide sequence is from Saimiri boliviensis isolate mSaiBol1 chromosome 6, mSaiBol1.pri, whole genome shotgun sequence.
TACAGAAGATGCTTTCTCTAGCCCTCTATTAGTATCTCTAAAACCACATGAGAGGACCAATCCCATCCTTTGATAAGAAAAAGCCTCCTAAACACTTAGGCGAcataatttttagcataaagtgtttgTTAAGTAGTCTCAATAAAGAGAATTATTTCATTGTCCTAAGTATTAGCAATGATAATCCTTATGCTACCTCTCCCAGGTATCTTATACAAAGGGGTCATAATAATTATTGTCTTTCTACTATTATTGACCCAGTTCCTGTTCTTGAGGACATCAGATTCTTATTATGGTTAAATGTCTTTGGTTAAATACCTGTCCTCAATGTCGCAGACCACTGTAGGCCCTGAGTCTGGGCTGGTCACATCCTCTAGAGTCCAAGAGCTGGCTGAGGCTCTTTCCCAAGGCAGAGAACCAGAAGAGCTCTGACTACCAGGCTCTACTTCCTCATGTGACTTCATGCACAGCTTGAGTCTGCTCTCCGCTAGGCTGAATGGAGAGCTACAGTGTCTCTCTGAGTCCTGGCAGGGAGAAGAACTACACATTTGGGCTGATTGCATAGGGGCCAGTCCTTCAGCTGCCCTTAAGGGCAagtctttttgtttctcttgcagTGAGGTGGCttctaaaacaccagaagcatgTGAGGGTGGTTCTAAGGGCCCTTTTGGAgaacctattttcttttcctctggtctggctgcctttgctttctttttgaggGACCAGTTTTTCAAACTGGCCACACCATTTCTCAACCATGTGCTGGGATGAAGAGTTACAGAATGCATTTGTGAATGCCACTCCATGGTATCCTTCTTGGTATAGGCCATGCGGCTGCAAGCCTGCCCTGATGAGGGACTGGGCATTCCAGAAACGTGGCTGGAACTGTTGAAGTCAGGAGAAagttcttcctgttttctttgagCCTGAAAAGTACAATCTATTGGAGAGGAAGTCTCAGTGGGTGTAAACACAGAGTGTTCAGAAATCTGAGAAAAAGCACTGTCCTGGGAGCTTACTGATGAGCCAGATGGGGAAGTGCCTGGGGAAGATAAGCTGGAATAGCTGGTCCTTGGGCAAAGGTTTAATCTTGGGGGTAAAACCTTCTCAGTGTTTTGGTTTGTGGTACTACTCTTGCCCACCTCAATCCCCATGACCAAACTCTGATTAATAAGCTTCTGTCCCTCCATTTGCAAAGACTTATGCCGTTTGAGATAATCCTCCTCTCCATGCAAGACACCAGCTTCACAGCTGGTTTTATGTTGTTTCTTTGAATAAATTCCCCTGAGATAGGTCAGTTTGCGGTTCTGGTCTTCTATGTTGGGCTCTGAGCAGCGCCGATGTGTCCTTGGACCCTTGAgggcatctgctgtgtgtggtggggagtATCCAGATGTATCCACATCAAAGGGCTGGTTCTTGGAATGATCCCGTGAGGACACAGGACTGTAAGATGCCACAGAAATGGCCACTGGCTTGGACTTAGGGAAAAGTTTCACATGATATCCTTCACTACCAGATAAGCTCTTCTTCTTAGTGTTTTGAGTAGTGGCATTTTTCTTGCTGGCATCAGTGCCTGTGACTAAACTCTGTTTAAAGCATGTCTTTCCCTCTTCCTGGAGGGGTTGATTCTGCTTCAGATAGTCTTCATCTTTTTGAGAGAGAATTGCATCACAGCTGGACTTGCGTAGCTTTTTCTGGTAAAACTCCCTGAGGTAGGAAAGCTTTGAATCCAGATAGTCGATGCTGGGCTCTGAGCAACGTCGGTGTCGCCTCAGGCTTTTTGAGGCATTTGCTGCAGCTGTGGACAGGTAGCTGGGTATACAGGTGGATGGGGCCCTGGCATGATCCCGCAGTGGGATCTTTGTGTACACTAAAACGTTCACCGGCTTAGCTTCAAGAGGCTGTTTCATTTGAACATCTTCATCTTTAGAATGGGCCAAGTCAAAGTCACTCAGGGTTAACAGGCCTTCCACCTCTGGCTGGTCAAGATCATAGTCACTGAGGGTTAAGACGGAGTCCATGCTTCTGCTCCCCTGGTTAAGTTTCTTTACCAAGTCACTGCATGGTGCATCAACATCCTCATTTAGCTCATTTTCCAAGCTATCATAGGAGGAGTCATTCAGTTGAAAGCAAGAAATAtctgtcaaaaaaattaaaccatgATTAACATATGTACTTACCACAAATATAGCCATGCTTCCTTAAGAACAAACTATGGTAATTAGTTGAATTCTCTTTTCATGTGGAGTATTCAAATTCCTGCTCTCAAGAAAGAGAATCTTTCACAATCTCAACTGTtagtgaagaataaaaataaaactgttgggGTATAGGAGATTTATCTTACTTCCTGATGAATGGGCTTTCCTTAAGTAAGATTTTTTCAAAGCAGTGAACATGTCATATAACCAAGAAATGGTGAAAAATATGAAGGAATTAATGCCTTTAAAGCATAAGTATATCCGGATTCTGAGTAAGACTGCCTTATAACAGATTgctggtatatatacatatttaacattAGTCTTAGGGAAACCAATTACTAACTAACAATGTCTCTTTTACAAAGTTCTTTAATATTCATTACCTAATCTTTACAACAACCATAGAAGttagacattattttttatcCACATTTTAGAGATAAAGACAATGATATTCAGTGACATAGAATAACTGGTCAAAGATAACATATCTGGTAATTGATGGCACAGGGATTCATATTCTGAAGACAGCTGTATGTCTTCGAATTCAGTGTTCCCCTACCCTCCAAGCCAAATGACGCTAGTTGTTTTCAAACTCTTTTACAGCACACTAGAATTCTGAGGTGTCTCAGGGACCAAtatgaggaaggagaggaagaaaaaaacccatgGAGGCCTCCACTACCTCTAGGCCTTCTAAACCAGTTTCAACCACAGCAGTTCTGTTATTTATATTAGGGTTAtttgtaaagttttattaaaaaagcCCATCAGAACCATCATACCACAGCATGCTGCCACTAACTTCTTGAAGGCTGGAACCTAATCTTTATATGGTTCTTAATCCCACTACACTGTTAACATACATTGACCTATTGGCAGGCCATCTAAGGAAGGATCAGGTGCCCTGGGCCCCAGTGACCTGGGTCAGAGGCTTCCTTCACTTCAGCTGCTATGGGCTCCAGGAAGACTCCTATCCCAGCATGTCTACAAACGTGTGTCTATTTCTCACAAAAACCAATCCAATTATTCACAATACCTGAGGCATTCTCTCTAGTGTCAcatctcactgaaacctctccAAAGAGGGAAGTGATTTCTTCTCCAAATATTCTACAGCAATTCTCAATCAGAAATTGTATAAGCAGGGAAACCTGTACAAGAAAGGACAAATTAATACTTTTCATATTACATGTTTATAAATCACATTTCATATATAAATCCTGATTTTAACAAAAAGCACATGTACCCAGAGAAAAATTCATATCTGCTTTAAAAGTACATTAAAcagtttcccttataaaactatgaCACTTTCAAAGTAGTTTGGGCATAGTAACGTAATCAGTGGACTAAAGTTATTTGTAGCCTTGGCTTAATACTAACATTTTATACCAATGGCTTTGTCTGTAAAACTGGGTAAAGAAATATACTTTGTTATTAAAATTTACAAAGCATCATTAgaagaagatgtatggaaactaTTTCTTATGTAAAGGGCAGGCTGTCATAAGCTTGGGAAGAGGGCTCATCTGCCAGTGCACTGTGAAGAAGGACAGCTAGGAAGAAAACTTGTGCTCCTGACTAGTTTCTACCCACGCATTTGACAGACTGGTCTATCCATATACTGCCACCTTCCACTAGGCTCCTTAACCAGAGGTGCTTGTGGGGAAAGGTAAGAGTTTATTCAGGAGCTTTGTGCCTCCACTGAGAGGTACTGGAACCTTTCTGAAATTTCCTTGCTCCAGTAGCTGAGGCCAAGGGGCAGGAGAAATGTTGCGAGCAAAGGGAACTGATATCCCACACCcagggactacaggagtgtgatTTCAAGTAACTACTGTATTAtcaccaacaaaataaaaacattatgttgataatacttctattttatttttagatgagcACACTGTGGGTTAATGTAACTTTGCCCAAGATTGTACATATAGCAAGGGGTGGAGCTGAGAATTGAAGCTGGGCTGTCCTAACtccaaagtcattttttttttttcatttaaaaaattgtatcagCTGCTTTATCACTTTATGGTTAGTCATAGTGTTAGCTAGTCATAGTGTTCAGCCTCcttgaagggaaaagagaagtaACCCAACGGCTATCACTTTTCTACTTAACAAATCTCTTTCCTATAGTTGGCCAGTAAAGTCAAATTTATGAGGCggtataaattttaagaaatcatcTTTTAGAATACCCcaaatttccatttcaaaatggGGACTCAGTCCTCCTAgggcataaaaatgaaaaacttcattACCTTTTTTGTAAATTCGTTTTCTAGTTCTGGGCTGGAGGAAGTAGGAGGCCAAAGAATACTTGGAGCGACACACACAGCTAAGTTAAATGCAGTCATCTGATTGGATGAGGAATGTTGCTCAATGTTGTGTAATACCCCAAAAAGATACCTCAGGAGAACAACATTGGCTCTCGGAAGCTGGTCTAATAgcctaaagacagaaaaatatactCCTTAAGtaagacattttcatttaaaaacttgtAAAGACAAGCAACTCTCACTTTGAATGGTGAAGAGTGCAAATCAAGAACACAGTTCAGATATGCAAGAGTTTCCATTAATACGGTACCATACAAAGTGAGGACTGCctgtacagaaagaaaaaataggcattgggaatttattttttgtttttgtgaactGTCTTCACATCtcaatgaaaatgtaaaagaatgcagaaaaatgtctcattaaaaaaaatgctgcctGAAATATTTCCCTGAAACTACTATAATGCAAACTTAGGCCAATCCTGTAACATTTCAGAATATTCTCAACCAAAACCTGCAAAAAGCTTTCTGATAAGATTAAACAGCAATTTATAA
It contains:
- the ARHGAP20 gene encoding rho GTPase-activating protein 20 isoform X4, giving the protein MALSPSESKTITVMNSDTANEVINMALPMLGITGSERDYQLWVNSGKEEAPYPLIGHEYPYGIKMSHLRDTALLTPGSKDSTTPFNLQEPFLMEQLPREMQCQFILKPSRLAAAQQLSNSGHKTFKRRRSIINWAFWRGSSTHLDNLPTSPTSPMPGELFGISLPNICENDNLPKPVLDMLFFLNQKGPLTKGIFRQSANVKSCRELKEKLNSGVEVHLDCESIFVIASVLKDFLRNIPGSIFSSDLYDCWVSVMDQGNDEEKINTVQRLLDQLPRANVVLLRYLFGVLHNIEQHSSSNQMTAFNLAVCVAPSILWPPTSSSPELENEFTKKVSLLIQFLIENCCRIFGEEITSLFGEVSVRCDTRENASDISCFQLNDSSYDSLENELNEDVDAPCSDLVKKLNQGSRSMDSVLTLSDYDLDQPEVEGLLTLSDFDLAHSKDEDVQMKQPLEAKPVNVLVYTKIPLRDHARAPSTCIPSYLSTAAANASKSLRRHRRCSEPSIDYLDSKLSYLREFYQKKLRKSSCDAILSQKDEDYLKQNQPLQEEGKTCFKQSLVTGTDASKKNATTQNTKKKSLSGSEGYHVKLFPKSKPVAISVASYSPVSSRDHSKNQPFDVDTSGYSPPHTADALKGPRTHRRCSEPNIEDQNRKLTYLRGIYSKKQHKTSCEAGVLHGEEDYLKRHKSLQMEGQKLINQSLVMGIEVGKSSTTNQNTEKVLPPRLNLCPRTSYSSLSSPGTSPSGSSVSSQDSAFSQISEHSVFTPTETSSPIDCTFQAQRKQEELSPDFNSSSHVSGMPSPSSGQACSRMAYTKKDTMEWHSQMHSVTLHPSTWLRNGVASLKNWSLKKKAKAARPEEKKIGSPKGPLEPPSHASGVLEATSLQEKQKDLPLRAAEGLAPMQSAQMCSSSPCQDSERHCSSPFSLAESRLKLCMKSHEEVEPGSQSSSGSLPWERASASSWTLEDVTSPDSGPTVVCDIEDRYLTKDI
- the ARHGAP20 gene encoding rho GTPase-activating protein 20 isoform X3, translated to MSARQRQPALRKKMKTLAERRRSAPSLILDKALQKRPATRESPSASVDTCTFLSSFVCSNRTLLIDGRAELKRGLQRQERHLFLFNDLFVVAKIKYNNNFKIKNKIKLTDMWTASCVDEVGEGNTNAMKSFVLGWPIVNFVATFSSPEQKDKWLSLLQRYINLEKEKDYPKSIPLKIFAKDIGNCAYSKTITVMNSDTANEVINMALPMLGITGSERDYQLWVNSGKEEAPYPLIGHEYPYGIKMSHLRDTALLTPGSKDSTTPFNLQEPFLMEQLPREMQCQFILKPSRLAAAQQLSNSGHKTFKRRRSIINWAFWRGSSTHLDNLPTSPTSPMPGELFGISLPNICENDNLPKPVLDMLFFLNQKGPLTKGIFRQSANVKSCRELKEKLNSGVEVHLDCESIFVIASVLKDFLRNIPGSIFSSDLYDCWVSVMDQGNDEEKINTVQRLLDQLPRANVVLLRYLFGVLHNIEQHSSSNQMTAFNLAVCVAPSILWPPTSSSPELENEFTKKVSLLIQFLIENCCRIFGEEITSLFGEVSVRCDTRENASDISCFQLNDSSYDSLENELNEDVDAPCSDLVKKLNQGSRSMDSVLTLSDYDLDQPEVEGLLTLSDFDLAHSKDEDVQMKQPLEAKPVNVLVYTKIPLRDHARAPSTCIPSYLSTAAANASKSLRRHRRCSEPSIDYLDSKLSYLREFYQKKLRKSSCDAILSQKDEDYLKQNQPLQEEGKTCFKQSLVTGTDASKKNATTQNTKKKSLSGSEGYHVKLFPKSKPVAISVASYSPVSSRDHSKNQPFDVDTSGYSPPHTADALKGPRTHRRCSEPNIEDQNRKLTYLRGIYSKKQHKTSCEAGVLHGEEDYLKRHKSLQMEGQKLINQSLVMGIEVGKSSTTNQNTEKVLPPRLNLCPRTSYSSLSSPGTSPSGSSVSSQDSAFSQISEHSVFTPTETSSPIDCTFQAQRKQEELSPDFNSSSHVSGMPSPSSGQACSRMAYTKKDTMEWHSQMHSVTLHPSTWLRNGVASLKNWSLKKKAKAARPEEKKIGSPKGPLEPPSHASGVLEATSLQEKQKDLPLRAAEGLAPMQSAQMCSSSPCQDSERHCSSPFSLAESRLKLCMKSHEEVEPGSQSSSGSLPWERASASSWTLEDVTSPDSGPTVVCDIEDRYLTKDI
- the ARHGAP20 gene encoding rho GTPase-activating protein 20 isoform X1, producing MEAMSPQQETLGGQPGRSSSLTGVSRLAGGGGTKKKMKTLAERRRSAPSLILDKALQKRPATRESPSASVDTCTFLSSFVCSNRTLLIDGRAELKRGLQRQERHLFLFNDLFVVAKIKYNNNFKIKNKIKLTDMWTASCVDEVGEGNTNAMKSFVLGWPIVNFVATFSSPEQKDKWLSLLQRYINLEKEKDYPKSIPLKIFAKDIGNCAYSKTITVMNSDTANEVINMALPMLGITGSERDYQLWVNSGKEEAPYPLIGHEYPYGIKMSHLRDTALLTPGSKDSTTPFNLQEPFLMEQLPREMQCQFILKPSRLAAAQQLSNSGHKTFKRRRSIINWAFWRGSSTHLDNLPTSPTSPMPGELFGISLPNICENDNLPKPVLDMLFFLNQKGPLTKGIFRQSANVKSCRELKEKLNSGVEVHLDCESIFVIASVLKDFLRNIPGSIFSSDLYDCWVSVMDQGNDEEKINTVQRLLDQLPRANVVLLRYLFGVLHNIEQHSSSNQMTAFNLAVCVAPSILWPPTSSSPELENEFTKKVSLLIQFLIENCCRIFGEEITSLFGEVSVRCDTRENASDISCFQLNDSSYDSLENELNEDVDAPCSDLVKKLNQGSRSMDSVLTLSDYDLDQPEVEGLLTLSDFDLAHSKDEDVQMKQPLEAKPVNVLVYTKIPLRDHARAPSTCIPSYLSTAAANASKSLRRHRRCSEPSIDYLDSKLSYLREFYQKKLRKSSCDAILSQKDEDYLKQNQPLQEEGKTCFKQSLVTGTDASKKNATTQNTKKKSLSGSEGYHVKLFPKSKPVAISVASYSPVSSRDHSKNQPFDVDTSGYSPPHTADALKGPRTHRRCSEPNIEDQNRKLTYLRGIYSKKQHKTSCEAGVLHGEEDYLKRHKSLQMEGQKLINQSLVMGIEVGKSSTTNQNTEKVLPPRLNLCPRTSYSSLSSPGTSPSGSSVSSQDSAFSQISEHSVFTPTETSSPIDCTFQAQRKQEELSPDFNSSSHVSGMPSPSSGQACSRMAYTKKDTMEWHSQMHSVTLHPSTWLRNGVASLKNWSLKKKAKAARPEEKKIGSPKGPLEPPSHASGVLEATSLQEKQKDLPLRAAEGLAPMQSAQMCSSSPCQDSERHCSSPFSLAESRLKLCMKSHEEVEPGSQSSSGSLPWERASASSWTLEDVTSPDSGPTVVCDIEDRYLTKDI
- the ARHGAP20 gene encoding rho GTPase-activating protein 20 isoform X2; its protein translation is MEAMSPQQETLGGQPGRSSSLTGVSRLAGGGGTKKKMKTLAERRRSAPSLILDKALQKRPATRTLLIDGRAELKRGLQRQERHLFLFNDLFVVAKIKYNNNFKIKNKIKLTDMWTASCVDEVGEGNTNAMKSFVLGWPIVNFVATFSSPEQKDKWLSLLQRYINLEKEKDYPKSIPLKIFAKDIGNCAYSKTITVMNSDTANEVINMALPMLGITGSERDYQLWVNSGKEEAPYPLIGHEYPYGIKMSHLRDTALLTPGSKDSTTPFNLQEPFLMEQLPREMQCQFILKPSRLAAAQQLSNSGHKTFKRRRSIINWAFWRGSSTHLDNLPTSPTSPMPGELFGISLPNICENDNLPKPVLDMLFFLNQKGPLTKGIFRQSANVKSCRELKEKLNSGVEVHLDCESIFVIASVLKDFLRNIPGSIFSSDLYDCWVSVMDQGNDEEKINTVQRLLDQLPRANVVLLRYLFGVLHNIEQHSSSNQMTAFNLAVCVAPSILWPPTSSSPELENEFTKKVSLLIQFLIENCCRIFGEEITSLFGEVSVRCDTRENASDISCFQLNDSSYDSLENELNEDVDAPCSDLVKKLNQGSRSMDSVLTLSDYDLDQPEVEGLLTLSDFDLAHSKDEDVQMKQPLEAKPVNVLVYTKIPLRDHARAPSTCIPSYLSTAAANASKSLRRHRRCSEPSIDYLDSKLSYLREFYQKKLRKSSCDAILSQKDEDYLKQNQPLQEEGKTCFKQSLVTGTDASKKNATTQNTKKKSLSGSEGYHVKLFPKSKPVAISVASYSPVSSRDHSKNQPFDVDTSGYSPPHTADALKGPRTHRRCSEPNIEDQNRKLTYLRGIYSKKQHKTSCEAGVLHGEEDYLKRHKSLQMEGQKLINQSLVMGIEVGKSSTTNQNTEKVLPPRLNLCPRTSYSSLSSPGTSPSGSSVSSQDSAFSQISEHSVFTPTETSSPIDCTFQAQRKQEELSPDFNSSSHVSGMPSPSSGQACSRMAYTKKDTMEWHSQMHSVTLHPSTWLRNGVASLKNWSLKKKAKAARPEEKKIGSPKGPLEPPSHASGVLEATSLQEKQKDLPLRAAEGLAPMQSAQMCSSSPCQDSERHCSSPFSLAESRLKLCMKSHEEVEPGSQSSSGSLPWERASASSWTLEDVTSPDSGPTVVCDIEDRYLTKDI